A window of the Mus pahari chromosome 1, PAHARI_EIJ_v1.1, whole genome shotgun sequence genome harbors these coding sequences:
- the LOC110333817 gene encoding olfactory receptor 51B4, which yields MWPNSSDAPFLLTGFLGLEMIHHWISIPFFVIYFSIILGNGTLLFIIWSDHSLHEPMYYFLAVLASTDLGMTLTTMPTVLGVLVLNQREIAHGACFIQSYFIHSLAIVESGVLLAMSYDRFVAICTPLHYNSILTNSRVMKMALGVLLRAFVSIVPPILPLFWFSYCRSHVLSHAFCLHQDVMKLACADITFNRIYPVVLVALTFFLDALIIVFSYVLILKTVMGIASGEERAKALNTCVSHISCVLVFYITVIGLTFIHRFGKNAPHVVHITMSYVYFLFPPFMNPIIYSIKTKQIQRSILRLLSKHSRT from the coding sequence ATGTGGCCCAACAGCAGTGATGCTCCTTTCCTACTGACTGGCTTTCTGGGCTTGGAAATGATTCACCACTGGATCTCTATCCCTTTCTTTGTCATCTATTTCTCCATCATTTTAGGGAATGGTACCCTTCTCTTCATCATTTGGAGTGACCACAGTCTTCATGAGCCCATGTACTACTTCTTGGCTGTGCTGGCAAGTACGGACCTTGGGATGACACTAACCACGATGCCCACAGTGCTGGGTGTCCTGGTGCTGAACCAGAGGGAGATTGCACATGGGGCCTGTTTCATTCAGTCCTACTTCATTCACTCACTAGCCATTGTAGAATCAGGGGTCTTGCTTGCCATGTCTTATGACCGATTTGTCGCCATCTGCACACCTCTGCATTACAACTCTATCCTTACCAATTCCAGGGTGATGAAGATGGCACTGGGGGTACTACTCAGAGCATTTGTGTCCATCGTGCCCCCAATCCTGCCTCTCTTTTGGTTCTCATATTGCCGTTCCCATGTTCTTTCTCATGCCTTCTGCCTCCACCAAGATGTCATGAAACTGGCATGTGCTGACATTACCTTTAACCGCATATACCCAGTTGTTTTGGTtgccctgactttcttccttGATGCGCTCAtcattgtgttttcctatgtCCTCATTCTGAAGACAGTTATGGGCATCGCctctggagaggagagagcaaaggCTCTCAACACCTGTGTGTCCCACATTAGCTGTGTCTTGGTCTTTTACATCACTGTGATTGGCCTGACCTTCATTCACAGGTTTGGAAAGAATGCCCCCCATGTGGTGCACATTACCATGAGCTATGtctactttctctttcctccatttaTGAACCCCATCATTTACAGCATCAAGACCAAGCAAATTCAGAGGAGCATTCTCCGTCTACTGTCCAAACACAGTAGGACTTGA